In the Deltaproteobacteria bacterium genome, one interval contains:
- a CDS encoding (4Fe-4S)-binding protein has protein sequence MQEFSNDKITVRYDEKVCIHAGKCVQGLPQVFNVNNNPWINVNGADVDAIKRTIKQCPSGALSLTEKK, from the coding sequence ATGCAAGAATTCAGCAATGATAAAATCACCGTCCGTTATGATGAAAAGGTATGTATTCATGCGGGGAAATGCGTGCAAGGGTTACCGCAGGTCTTCAATGTGAATAACAACCCGTGGATCAACGTAAACGGCGCCGACGTTGACGCGATCAAACGTACCATCAAACAATGTCCGTCAGGGGCATTATCACTGACTGAGAAAAAATAA
- a CDS encoding acetyl-CoA acetyltransferase → MPYSIKDQVAVIGVGCIKFGDNFDQGYEEMAVEAAFAAFNDAKITPDQIDAAWLGTYSPAQGHGKAAVSLGDALRLYNKPISRVENFCATGTDAFRHAVLAVASGIYDTALVLGVEKYKDRPGRGLAREGVHPYHHDGSTAPGLFALAATRYMHTYGLTRETLAKVSVKNHYNGSLNPKAHLQRKVTPEEVLTAPIVAYPFGLFDCCPTTDGAAAAIVCRADLAKKFRNDYILVKGVGLSVTSGRPFMDPNFDYLGFKATQYAAAQAYEMAGIKDPLKEINVAEVHDCFTWTEITNYEDLGFAKKGEGAKLIEEGRTALTGDIPVNPSGGLKSFGHPIGASGVRMVYEIVTQLRGQGGERQVKDPKMGLVHNVGGPGAVSCVAVLGQP, encoded by the coding sequence ATGCCGTATTCGATAAAAGATCAGGTCGCGGTCATTGGAGTTGGATGTATCAAGTTTGGCGACAATTTCGATCAGGGCTACGAAGAAATGGCTGTTGAAGCGGCATTTGCGGCATTCAATGATGCCAAAATTACGCCAGATCAAATCGATGCGGCATGGCTCGGGACGTACTCTCCCGCGCAGGGTCATGGCAAAGCTGCCGTCTCTCTGGGTGATGCCCTTCGCCTCTATAATAAGCCTATCTCACGTGTGGAGAATTTCTGTGCGACTGGGACTGATGCTTTTCGTCACGCCGTGTTAGCTGTCGCTTCAGGGATTTATGACACTGCCTTAGTATTGGGAGTCGAGAAGTACAAAGACCGTCCAGGGCGTGGCTTGGCGCGTGAAGGCGTGCACCCGTATCACCACGACGGTTCAACGGCTCCGGGTCTTTTTGCTTTGGCAGCGACACGCTACATGCATACCTACGGCTTAACTCGCGAGACGCTTGCAAAAGTCTCGGTCAAGAATCATTACAACGGTTCTTTGAATCCTAAGGCCCATTTGCAAAGAAAGGTCACGCCTGAAGAAGTTCTCACTGCGCCGATTGTGGCGTATCCTTTTGGGTTGTTTGATTGCTGCCCGACGACCGACGGTGCTGCGGCTGCGATCGTGTGTCGCGCTGATCTCGCCAAGAAATTTCGCAACGATTATATCCTCGTCAAAGGTGTTGGATTGTCAGTGACGAGCGGGCGTCCGTTTATGGACCCTAACTTCGATTACCTCGGTTTCAAGGCGACTCAGTATGCGGCAGCTCAGGCATACGAAATGGCGGGCATTAAAGATCCGCTGAAGGAAATTAACGTTGCCGAAGTCCACGACTGCTTCACCTGGACTGAGATCACCAACTATGAGGATCTTGGTTTTGCCAAGAAAGGTGAGGGGGCGAAGTTAATCGAAGAAGGGCGTACTGCGCTGACAGGCGATATCCCCGTGAATCCCAGTGGTGGGCTCAAATCCTTTGGCCACCCGATCGGTGCCAGCGGTGTACGCATGGTGTACGAGATTGTGACCCAGTTGCGTGGACAAGGCGGCGAACGCCAGGTGAAAGATCCCAAGATGGGACTCGTGCATAACGTTGGTGGACCTGGTGCTGTGTCGTGTGTGGCGGTGCTGGGGCAACCCTAA
- a CDS encoding Uma2 family endonuclease: MNWQEVCEHPSLQDLPFKIETNERGEIVMAPVKVYHSAYQGELGFLLRSLRSDGKVLAECAIHTAKGTKVADVAWCSTERFQQIKDETECSIAPEVCVEVLSLSNTDSEIQEKRQLYFDRGAVEVWTCHADGSIHFYHAGGKLEQSLLFPKFPLLIEI, encoded by the coding sequence ATGAACTGGCAAGAAGTCTGCGAGCATCCAAGCCTACAAGATTTACCTTTTAAGATCGAAACTAACGAGCGCGGGGAAATCGTCATGGCGCCGGTTAAGGTGTATCATTCTGCCTATCAGGGGGAACTGGGGTTCTTATTACGGTCACTACGGAGCGATGGAAAAGTCCTGGCCGAATGCGCCATTCACACAGCTAAAGGGACCAAGGTTGCCGATGTGGCCTGGTGCTCAACCGAACGCTTTCAACAGATCAAAGATGAGACAGAGTGTTCAATTGCGCCAGAGGTATGTGTCGAAGTACTCTCGTTAAGTAACACGGACAGTGAGATCCAAGAAAAACGACAGCTCTATTTCGATAGAGGTGCCGTGGAAGTCTGGACCTGCCACGCTGATGGGTCGATTCACTTTTACCATGCAGGAGGAAAACTCGAACAATCGCTCCTCTTTCCGAAATTCCCTTTACTCATTGAGATCTAA
- a CDS encoding iron-containing redox enzyme family protein, which translates to MANNVGSSSMIDEICDYSLKFAAEVPWLNEPLTRGRGKAYLLQHIPRNRLLSSVMRPAWMSRCPDLAVVRRTIGQMREELVHDDKIAQAHTGILWQMGRNIGLTDEQMNTVKPVPLVEVAFNVWENIARTRHWIAGWLATSNDEFIISTMPNHNFRAEVWKQTFNLNDEQVFFFSYHTKADDDHAGRRVWEPITRHVHDDRTRQDILDGMKLAFHALRLFYQGICELGDEMERQGV; encoded by the coding sequence ATGGCCAACAATGTGGGCTCTTCCTCTATGATTGACGAAATCTGTGACTATTCCCTCAAGTTCGCCGCCGAAGTGCCGTGGCTCAATGAGCCGCTGACTCGTGGACGAGGAAAAGCTTATCTGCTGCAACATATTCCGCGGAACCGCTTGTTAAGTTCGGTTATGCGTCCAGCCTGGATGAGCCGCTGCCCTGACCTTGCCGTTGTCCGCCGCACGATTGGCCAAATGCGTGAGGAGCTGGTTCATGACGACAAAATTGCTCAGGCCCATACTGGTATTCTCTGGCAGATGGGGCGGAACATCGGTTTGACAGACGAGCAAATGAATACCGTAAAGCCCGTGCCTCTCGTCGAAGTGGCCTTTAATGTGTGGGAGAACATTGCTCGCACTCGTCACTGGATTGCTGGTTGGCTTGCGACATCGAATGATGAATTCATCATCTCGACGATGCCGAACCATAACTTCCGTGCTGAGGTCTGGAAGCAGACGTTTAACTTGAACGATGAGCAAGTGTTCTTCTTTTCGTATCACACCAAAGCGGATGACGATCATGCTGGACGGAGAGTGTGGGAGCCGATCACCCGCCATGTTCACGACGACCGGACCCGACAAGATATTCTTGACGGGATGAAACTAGCGTTCCATGCGCTCAGGTTGTTCTATCAGGGGATCTGTGAATTAGGCGACGAGATGGAACGGCAAGGAGTCTAA
- a CDS encoding SDR family oxidoreductase, which produces MMLKDKVVVVTGAGGGIGRGIALLLAKEGAKVVVNDIGGSSAGEGRDAAPADKVVAEITAAGGTAVSNYDSVASLAGGEKIVGTALEKFARIDIVVNNAGILRDRMIFNMSEEDWDAVINVHLKGSFACTRAAAPHMRQQKSGRIINMTSTSGLIGNYGQANYAAAKMGIVGLTKATALDLGRYGATVNCIAPFAWTRMIGTIPTETDVQKRRVEKLKKMDPGLIAPLVAFLSSDAAQEVNGQIFGVRGKEIILYSQPRPIRQVADMEGWTAEKVAEVIPHAFKGSFYKLDVTTDVFPYDPIV; this is translated from the coding sequence ATGATGCTCAAAGACAAAGTCGTAGTCGTTACCGGTGCTGGTGGCGGCATTGGTCGCGGTATTGCCCTGTTGCTTGCCAAAGAAGGCGCAAAGGTTGTTGTGAACGACATTGGTGGCAGCTCGGCGGGTGAAGGTCGCGATGCTGCGCCGGCTGATAAAGTTGTGGCTGAAATTACCGCTGCAGGCGGTACAGCAGTGAGTAACTACGATTCTGTCGCGAGCCTCGCTGGTGGTGAGAAAATCGTCGGTACTGCGTTGGAGAAATTTGCTCGTATCGACATCGTGGTGAACAACGCAGGTATCCTCCGTGACCGCATGATCTTCAACATGAGCGAAGAAGACTGGGATGCCGTCATCAATGTGCATTTGAAAGGCTCTTTTGCCTGCACCCGTGCCGCTGCGCCGCACATGCGCCAACAGAAGAGTGGGCGGATCATCAACATGACTTCTACCTCTGGCCTGATTGGCAACTACGGTCAAGCTAACTACGCTGCCGCGAAGATGGGGATTGTTGGGTTGACCAAAGCGACAGCACTCGATCTTGGTCGCTACGGCGCGACAGTGAATTGCATCGCCCCGTTCGCATGGACACGCATGATTGGGACCATTCCAACCGAAACCGATGTGCAAAAACGTCGTGTCGAGAAACTGAAAAAGATGGACCCCGGCTTGATCGCACCGTTAGTAGCATTTTTGTCTAGCGACGCTGCACAGGAAGTGAATGGCCAGATCTTCGGAGTGCGAGGGAAAGAAATCATCCTCTACTCGCAACCGCGACCGATTCGCCAAGTCGCGGATATGGAAGGTTGGACTGCTGAGAAAGTGGCCGAAGTCATTCCCCACGCGTTCAAGGGGTCATTTTATAAGCTTGATGTGACGACGGATGTGTTTCCCTACGACCCTATCGTCTAG